Within the Astyanax mexicanus isolate ESR-SI-001 chromosome 9, AstMex3_surface, whole genome shotgun sequence genome, the region CTAATCCCGAGTCCCttggcgtctctctctctctctctttctctctctctctcttttgctctctctttctttctctctctcagtctccagCCACCTGCTGCTTATACACACGCTattctcctcacacactcctctctccatctctctctctctctctctctctctctctctcttttgctctctctttctttctctctctcagtctccagCCACCTGCTGCTTATACACACTCTattctcctcacacactcctctctccatctctctctctctctctctctctctctctctgcgtgtcTGGCTGCCTCAGTGTTGTGATGGAAACACAGATACATTCCGCTCCTTCTGTTTGCGTGTGGTTTCTCCGCCGGCCGCTCGCTCTCGCGTGATGAAAGCATGTTATCAGTCTGACTGCAGCTGCCGAGCAACAGGTACTGCCTTTTCTTCCTTCTCTTCTCCATTAGCCGAAGTGACTGCTCCAATTAACCGCATAGCATGACTGTTTCAGCCGTCACACTGGAACCGCCACAGCAGCGATCGTGACCGTGATTCCTGCTTTCGGACACAAATGACCGTCTGTTTAGTGAGGCTTTATCGTGTTGGTGCTCGCTGAATGTTCATGGTAATGTCTGAACTGAATTTAGCATGACTGGGTGGATTTCAGCATTGCATTCTGCATGTTCGCATATCATTTGTGcactgaatatcactgaaaagctGTGTTGAATTGAAACAATAAATTTAGCATGTTCTGTTCTGATGAAGTTATGCActcacattacatttacacacgtttttattaatttttttggcATGTCTGCATTTAATTTTTGCTTTGACTGTTTTGAGAATAAAGAAATTACTACATTTTGCATGTTTACATTAATGTAGCAGTTTTCTTTTCAACAGTATTCATTGATTGCCCTGTTTTATTGTATTGCATTTCTTCTACAttacatataaaacatttttaaaagcatttatacAGCTATCATGTTTGCACTATTTTCATTACATAACATTTGCTTAGTTCACActgaatgtttgtttgtttgagtttagCATGCTTGCATATTATTTATACACATTGAACGTGTTTACATTAAATTTATACATTAAATCTAGCATGTTTGCATGGAGTTTATGTATTTAGAGTATCAATTATGCATTAAAATGATACATTTAGCACTTTATGAGCTTACACTGAaactattaattaaataaagcatGTTTGCATTATAACTctatattttgctttttatatatagtatgcatttttttcttcacattttgAATGTTTGCATGAAATAAGTGcatgaaaaatgtatattgtgtCTGCACCAAATACTTCTTCACATACATTTTCTATAACTGAATTTATTTAATGCATATATTGAATgtgtttattcatatatatatatatatatatatatatatatatatatatatatatatatatatatatatatatatatatatatataattttggcaTTAAATTTAAGAATTTTAGCCCTGAATTTCTGCCTTTACTTAAGTAGGctttaatttaaaacatatatttttatgttcTGTATTTAGTGTGGCTTTGGATACttttagtttctttctttttctgtcaggAAGGTTAGTTGCACGACTTCAGAGAAATCTGGACGTACAGTTATATTAATGTCTTCTTATCTTTTAATGATTAGATAatagactatttttttttatagcttgATGCTTCCTGGAAATGATTATTTCCTTACAGCTATATCTAAATGCAGGCTAGTAAAAAAATATGCTTAGGTACAagtttttacattaaaacaatgtcatttttaaatttaaaaatacaattacgTGTTCTTTTCTTGATAAACCTCCTTACTTGAAGTCACATGTATGTGACGTGATGTGATTATTTTTAAAGGTGATGTATTTCCAGATACAGGTTGCATAATGCAGAGTGTTGGGTGTACAGACAGTGAGATGAATAtagagggatgtgtgtgtgtgtgtgctctccacAGGCGGGCTGTGGCGACTCTGAAGCTTCAGGATGTTTGCAGGATGAAGCAGGACCATGTGTAGTGTTCATTATAACCACTCCCTGGCGAGTATGAGCGGCGGAGAGATGGTGGCGTACTCTCTGACGCTGGAGCAGAAGACGGCGTTCGCCTTCGTGGGAATGCTGCTGGTGTTCCTGGGCCTGCTGATTGTGCGCTGCTTCCGCATCCTGCTGGACCCCTACAGCAGCATGCCGTCCTCACACTGGGGGGACGGGCTGGAGGGACTGGAGAAAGGGACGTTTGAGTACGCGCTTACCTGATACCACGCCCATGTGTGAGGCCACGGCCTTTACCTGAAACTGCTGTTGCATTCTGAGAGCTTTAGAGGCTTGTACTCCTGATCTGGAGTAACAGTGCACACCGTAGGAATTTGATAGGCTTGAGTGTCATCTTGGGAAAACACCTTAACACCTTTACGTGAGAACACAGGTTCACCTGAGACCACAGCTTCACCTTTACCTGAATACACAGGTTCACCTGAGACCACACCTTTTACTGAGACCCCAGACTCACTGGAGGTCT harbors:
- the ctxn2 gene encoding cortexin-2; translated protein: MCSVHYNHSLASMSGGEMVAYSLTLEQKTAFAFVGMLLVFLGLLIVRCFRILLDPYSSMPSSHWGDGLEGLEKGTFEYALT